A window of the Nitrosopumilus ureiphilus genome harbors these coding sequences:
- a CDS encoding peptidase: protein MYKFALLITIIGIFTIPVVLPDAFAHGLGGDQAPPLSFGDMQVTVRTQLSPSDITVGEVDSANMQVRFFDTLTDKNLDKVTYRVEVWQSGELLARNLFYDVDGRLDVKIKPEPNCNKNTLEECSIYGGSEHASAPGALFVQGAPCTDENLDICGRPSITGPIFVKGGLYKIRVDIEAATSPRTVLANLLSYETFVSVAQEQDFFIKTANAEEIPVIVKTYYDDVDNFKFDTSNKSISFDMPFNWNPSYVDLVQVVHEEVRVPKTFAPYAEGKQFKGFVNGVEIDQRALLNDPYSYEDTNIVHFLITKNELQKINEKLGADNYDNPKMDLKLVPLSEASKSSTEFYLVDTKNYEKVPTTVNISWDGKYGSNQEIPFEFTFFNENRELIKDVKYAYFVFDEFDKEIASNVGDSSASLGITSSEGIDVQRIFVPSQGQIRVDVKVLGTGLDYNPKYAGIGSAIIEIGPGALVSTTSSVPEKAAIPDWIKNNAEWWAAGQIDDDSFIQGIQFLIKENVLKIPPTTQGTDSDSNEIPAWIKNNAEWWAAGQIDDDSFIQGIQFLIKEGIMRIQS, encoded by the coding sequence TTGTATAAGTTTGCATTATTAATCACAATCATTGGTATTTTTACAATTCCTGTTGTTCTTCCTGATGCCTTTGCACATGGACTTGGAGGAGATCAAGCACCACCACTTAGTTTTGGTGATATGCAAGTTACTGTCCGTACACAACTAAGTCCATCTGATATTACAGTTGGGGAAGTTGATTCTGCAAATATGCAAGTACGCTTTTTTGATACATTAACTGATAAGAATCTTGACAAAGTAACATACAGGGTAGAAGTTTGGCAGAGCGGTGAACTATTAGCTAGAAATCTGTTTTATGATGTAGACGGAAGATTAGATGTTAAAATTAAACCAGAACCTAATTGTAATAAAAATACTCTCGAAGAATGTTCAATTTATGGCGGTTCTGAACATGCTAGTGCTCCTGGTGCATTATTTGTTCAAGGTGCACCATGTACAGATGAGAATTTAGATATTTGTGGAAGACCCTCAATTACAGGTCCAATTTTTGTAAAAGGTGGATTATACAAAATTAGGGTTGATATTGAGGCTGCTACCAGTCCAAGAACTGTACTAGCTAATTTACTAAGTTATGAAACATTTGTTAGTGTTGCTCAAGAACAAGACTTTTTCATCAAGACTGCAAATGCTGAAGAAATTCCAGTAATTGTAAAAACATACTATGATGATGTTGACAACTTTAAATTTGATACATCTAATAAATCAATTTCATTTGATATGCCATTTAATTGGAATCCATCATATGTTGATTTAGTTCAAGTAGTACATGAAGAAGTACGAGTTCCAAAAACATTTGCTCCTTATGCAGAAGGAAAACAATTCAAAGGATTTGTTAATGGTGTAGAAATTGATCAGAGAGCATTACTAAATGATCCCTATTCATATGAAGATACCAACATTGTCCATTTTCTAATTACAAAAAATGAGTTGCAAAAAATTAACGAAAAACTAGGAGCAGATAATTATGACAATCCTAAGATGGATTTGAAACTTGTTCCATTATCTGAAGCTTCAAAAAGTTCTACAGAATTTTATCTTGTAGATACTAAAAACTATGAAAAAGTTCCAACCACTGTAAATATTTCGTGGGATGGAAAATACGGTTCTAATCAGGAAATTCCATTTGAGTTTACATTCTTTAATGAAAACAGAGAACTTATCAAAGATGTCAAGTATGCATACTTTGTTTTTGATGAATTTGATAAAGAAATAGCTAGCAATGTTGGTGATAGCTCTGCTAGTCTTGGAATTACTTCTTCTGAAGGAATTGATGTTCAAAGAATTTTTGTTCCATCTCAAGGACAAATTAGAGTTGATGTCAAAGTTTTAGGAACTGGATTAGATTATAATCCAAAATATGCAGGAATTGGTTCGGCAATAATTGAAATAGGTCCTGGCGCTCTTGTATCTACAACATCATCTGTACCTGAGAAAGCAGCAATACCTGATTGGATTAAAAACAATGCAGAATGGTGGGCAGCAGGACAAATAGATGATGATTCTTTCATTCAAGGAATTCAATTTTTAATTAAAGAGAATGTTCTAAAAATTCCCCCAACAACACAAGGTACTGATTCTGATTCAAATGAAATTCCGGCATGGATTAAAAACAATGCAGAATGGTGGGCAGCAGGACAAATAGATGATGATTCTTTCATTCAAGGAAT
- a CDS encoding CFI-box-CTERM domain-containing protein — MKILFALFLIPLLVIPAFAESQTLPTEKGTLDVKLTYDEIIPNIQTKINIDFINPQTQKIQEHIDYTVSVSKDGETVFGPIPLTHTSVGSVKIPIEFNLGEGVYSMGFKVEGILFQPIPPETVSFDISVGEAQAQPTITPENEVTVNGENGGCLIATATYGSELAPQVQQLRELRDNTILPTNSGTAFMSIFNQFYYSFSPTVADFERDQPIFKGIMKITLTPMLTSLSLLNHVNIDSEEEMLGYGISIVLLNIGMYVGVPVFGILKLYQFKKD; from the coding sequence ATGAAAATTCTATTTGCATTATTTTTAATTCCTTTGTTAGTTATTCCAGCATTTGCAGAATCTCAAACACTTCCAACTGAGAAAGGAACGCTTGATGTCAAATTAACATATGATGAAATAATTCCAAACATTCAAACTAAAATAAATATTGATTTTATCAACCCTCAAACACAAAAAATCCAAGAGCATATTGATTATACAGTATCAGTTTCTAAAGATGGGGAAACGGTATTTGGACCAATTCCATTAACTCATACATCAGTAGGTTCTGTAAAGATTCCAATTGAATTCAATCTTGGTGAAGGAGTATATTCTATGGGCTTTAAAGTAGAAGGAATTTTGTTTCAACCAATTCCACCAGAAACAGTATCTTTTGATATTTCAGTAGGAGAGGCTCAAGCTCAACCAACAATAACACCTGAGAACGAAGTAACTGTTAATGGTGAAAACGGCGGTTGTCTAATTGCAACTGCAACATATGGTTCTGAACTTGCACCACAAGTTCAACAACTAAGAGAACTTAGAGATAACACTATTTTGCCAACAAATTCTGGAACAGCATTTATGAGTATATTCAATCAATTTTATTATTCATTTTCACCAACAGTTGCAGACTTTGAGCGAGATCAGCCAATTTTCAAAGGAATTATGAAAATCACACTGACCCCAATGCTAACATCATTATCATTGTTGAATCATGTGAATATTGATTCAGAAGAAGAAATGTTAGGTTATGGGATCTCTATAGTTTTACTAAATATTGGAATGTACGTAGGAGTTCCAGTATTTGGAATTCTAAAGTTGTACCAGTTTAAAAAAGACTAA
- a CDS encoding PEFG-CTERM sorting domain-containing protein: MKTKAICSFFVLFAIVAGIIATTPAAFADHSEVTIETASGSGAPGCEDTAEGCYIPNTATIDVGGKVIFSNTDTAAHTFTSGDPTIPETVQVLFDSSLVMAGNTYEWSPTEAGDVPYFCMVHPWMQGLIVVQEAEAEEAMDEHDGEMMDMEGAATATGMLSDGTMVSIWTTTPTKGEMMEINVEFDDAEHVNHDLKVTQNGNTVLDDKGAHHHDGKGAHTTKALSTSDPVNITITFQGYGVDDPKTGPIGEQVVFSNVVPEFGTIAMMVLAVAIISIVAVTAKSRVIPRF, translated from the coding sequence ATGAAGACTAAAGCAATTTGCTCTTTCTTCGTACTATTTGCTATTGTAGCTGGAATCATTGCAACAACACCAGCTGCATTTGCAGATCACTCAGAAGTCACAATTGAGACAGCATCAGGTTCTGGAGCTCCAGGATGTGAAGACACTGCAGAGGGATGTTATATTCCAAATACTGCAACTATTGATGTCGGTGGTAAAGTAATATTTTCAAATACGGATACCGCAGCACATACATTCACATCAGGAGATCCAACAATTCCAGAAACAGTTCAGGTACTATTTGATTCCAGCCTAGTAATGGCAGGAAATACATATGAATGGTCTCCAACTGAAGCAGGTGATGTTCCTTACTTCTGTATGGTCCATCCTTGGATGCAAGGATTGATTGTAGTACAAGAAGCAGAAGCTGAAGAAGCTATGGATGAGCATGATGGCGAGATGATGGACATGGAAGGTGCAGCAACTGCAACCGGCATGTTATCAGATGGTACAATGGTTTCAATTTGGACTACTACACCAACAAAAGGTGAAATGATGGAGATCAATGTTGAATTCGATGATGCCGAACATGTTAATCATGACCTCAAAGTTACACAAAATGGCAATACAGTGCTAGATGATAAAGGAGCACATCACCACGATGGAAAAGGAGCACATACAACAAAAGCTCTTAGCACATCTGATCCAGTAAACATTACCATCACCTTCCAAGGTTATGGGGTAGATGATCCAAAGACTGGACCAATTGGTGAACAAGTAGTATTCTCAAACGTTGTACCAGAATTTGGTACAATCGCAATGATGGTACTAGCTGTTGCAATCATAAGCATCGTTGCAGTAACTGCAAAATCTAGAGTCATTCCAAGATTTTAG